The following coding sequences lie in one Gadus macrocephalus chromosome 1, ASM3116895v1 genomic window:
- the LOC132455270 gene encoding deoxynucleoside triphosphate triphosphohydrolase SAMHD1-like isoform X13, which yields MQKKQPELNIDDRDILCVQIAGLCHDLGHGPFSHLFDGMFIPKVLPDLLVKWKHEKASLEMLNHLIAVNNLEPVMKGYGLELPVDLFFIKELIFGKRTVPDHPEIKLEYRGRNPEKNFLYEIVSNKRNGIDVDKFDYFARDCHHLGIKNNFDHDRFIKFARVFKVDGEEQICTREKEVGNLYDFFHTRNCLHRRAYQHKVTNIVETMITEAFVLADKHLKFKGENEKFTMSTAIDDMPAYTKLTDNVFEKILLSTPCELDEARENDELDEARENDLKKARKILTNISSRRLLKCVGQFYSAYPADIEDMRLHLLDGQKNPLAIKLLPEHLNVIKMDYGMKTENPIDHVRFYRKGDEEAFKISRGQVSTLTPEHFQEWLIQVYCKRTDEESLGTARERFELWCNALN from the exons ATGCAAAAGAAACAGCCTGAACTGAACATCGATGACAGAGACATCCTCTGTGTGCAAATCGCTGGCCTCTGCCATGATCTGG gacaCGGACCTTTCTCTCATCTGTTTGATGGGATGTTCATTCCTAAAGTACTTCCAGACTTGCTAGTCAAATGGAAG CACGAGAAGGCATCGCTAGAAATGTTAAACCATCTGATTGCTGTTAACAACCTGGAGCCGGTGATGAAGGGCTACGGGCTGGAGCTGCCAGTGGACCTCTTCTTCATCAAGGAGCTGATCTTTGGGAAAAGGACCGTCCCTGATCATCCAGAAATAAAG TTGGAATACAGAGGCCGTAATCCGGAGAAGAATTTTCTGTATGAGATTGTGTCCAACAAAAGGAACGGCATCGATGTGGACAAATTTGATTACTTTGCGAG AGACTGCCATCACCTGGGCATCAAGAATAACTTTGACCACGACCGCTTCATCAAGTTTGCCAGGGTGTTTAAGGTGGACGGGGAGGAGCAAATCTGTACCAGGGAAAAG GAAGTGGGCAATCTGTATGACTTTTTCCACACAAGAAACTGTCTCCACAGAAGAGCTTACCAGCACAAAGTAACAAACATTGTTGAGACCAT GATCACCGAGGCCTTTGTATTGGCAGACAAACACCTGAAATTCAAGGGGGAGAATGAGAAGTTCACAATGTCCACAGCTATAGATGACATGCCGGCATACACCAAGCTGACTG ACAACGTCTTCGAGAAGATCCTCCTTTCTACCCCGTGCGAGCTGGATGAAGCCAGGGAGAATGATGAGCTGGATGAGGCCAGGGAGAATGATCTGAAAAAGGCCAGGAAGATCCTAACGAACATCAGCAGTCGTCGCCTCTTGAAGTGTGTGGGCCAGTTCTATTCAGCATATCCAGCTGAcatcgag GATATGCGTCTGCATTTGCTAGATGGCCAGAAAAATCCCCTGGCCATTAAACTGTTGCCAGAACACCTCAAT GTTATCAAGATGGACTATGGCATGAAGACAGAGAATCCCATTGATCACGTCCGTTTTTACCGCAAGGGAGACGAGGAGGCCTTCAAGATCTCCAGGGGCCAG GTGTCCACGCTCACCCCAGAACACTTTCAGGAGTGGTTGATCCAGGTGTACTGTAAGAGGACTGATGAGGAGAGCCTGGGGACGGCCAGGGAGCGCTTTGAACTGTGGTGCAACGCTCTG AATTGA
- the LOC132455270 gene encoding deoxynucleoside triphosphate triphosphohydrolase SAMHD1-like isoform X11 — MARPNDPGFNKVFNDPIHGHIELHPLLVKIIDTPQFQRLRNIKQLGGVYYVFPGASHNRFEHSIGVGYLAGKLAKSLQKKQPELKIDDRDILCVQIAGLCHDLGHGPFSHLFDKKFIPKARPDLKKYKKWKHEKASLDMLNHLIAVNNLEPVMKGYGLELPVDLFFIEELIFGKRTDPDHPEIKLEYRGRNPEKYFLYEIVSNKRNGIDVDKWDYFARDCHHLGMKNNFDHDRFIKFARVCDVDKEKKAEEKQICTRDKEGGNLYDFFHTRNCLHRRACQHKVKNIVETMITEAFVLADQHLQFEGSDGQMFTMSTAIDDMVAYTKLTDNVFEQILYSTSMELAGAREILTNIHNRRLYKCVGQIYSANEINVVEEAIGMQLAGGEEINLTSNDLIVNVIEMDYGMNEQNPIDLVRFYSNRDPNRAIMSPPGQVSTLTPEHFQEWLIQVYCKRTDEESLGTARERFELWCNALN; from the exons ATGGCCAG ACCTAATGATCCCGGCTTTAACAAG GTGTTTAATGACCCCATCCACGGGCACATTGAACTCCACCCTCTTCTGGTCAAAATCATAGACACACCTCAATTCCAAAGACTGAGGAACATCAAGCAGCTCGGAGGGGTCTACTACGTTTTCCCCGGAGCATCTCATAATCGCTTCGAGCATtccattgg AGTTGGGTACCTGGCTGGAAAGCTTGCTAAATCTCTGCAAAAGAAACAGCCTGAACTGAAGATCGATGACAGAGACATCCTCTGTGTGCAAATCGCTGGCCTCTGCCATGATCTGG gacACGGACCTTTCTCTCATCTGTTTGATAAGAAGTTCATTCCTAAAGCACGTCCAGATTtgaaaaagtacaaaaaatGGAAG CACGAGAAGGCATCGTTAGACATGTTGAACCATCTGATTGCTGTTAACAACCTGGAGCCGGTGATGAAGGGCTACGGGCTGGAGCTGCCAGTGGACCTCTTCTTCATCGAGGAGCTGATCTTTGGGAAAAGGACCGACCCTGATCATCCAGAAATAAAG TTGGAATACAGAGGCCGTAATCCGGAGAAGTATTTCCTGTACGAGATTGTGTCCAACAAAAGGAACGGCATCGATGTGGACAAATGGGATTACTTTGCGAG AGACTGCCATCACCTGGGCATGAAGAATAACTTTGACCACGACCGCTTCATCAAGTTCGCCAGGGTGTGTGATGtggacaaagaaaaaaaagcagaggagAAGCAAATCTGTACCAGAGACAAG GAAGGGGGGAATCTGTATGACTTTTTCCACACAAGAAACTGTCTCCACAGAAGAGCCTGCCAGCACAAAGTAAAAAACATTGTTGAGACCAT GATCACAGAGGCCTTTGTATTGGCGGACCAACACCTCCAATTCGAGGGGTCAGATGGGCAAATGTTCACAATGTCAACAGCTATAGATGACATGGTGGCATACACCAAGTTGACTG ACAATGTCTTCGAACAGATCCTCTATTCTACCTCAATGGAGCTGGCTGGGGCCAGGGAGATCCTAACAAACATCCACAACCGTCGCCTCTACAAGTGTGTGGGCCAGATCTATTCAGCAAATGAAATCAACGTTGTAGag GAGGCAATTGGTATGCAGTTGGCAGGTGGCGAGGAGATTAACCTGACCTCAAACGACCTCATTGTCAAT GTTATCGAGATGGACTATGGCATGAATGAGCAGAATCCCATCGATCTCGTACGTTTTTACAGCAATAGAGACCCCAACAGGGCCATCATGAGCCCCCCGGGCCAG GTGTCCACGCTCACCCCAGAACACTTTCAGGAGTGGTTGATCCAGGTGTACTGTAAGAGGACTGATGAGGAGAGCCTGGGGACGGCCAGGGAGCGCTTTGAACTGTGGTGCAACGCTCTG AATTGA